A single genomic interval of Neisseria leonii harbors:
- the atpD gene encoding F0F1 ATP synthase subunit beta, with protein sequence MSQGKIVQIIGAVVDVEFPRDSIPRVFDALKLVDTDLTLEVQQLLGDGVVRTIAMGSSDGLKRGMDVSNTGSPITVPVGQATLGRIMDVLGNPVDEAGPVNSEHTRAIHQEAPKFDELSSTTELLETGIKVIDLLCPFAKGGKVGLFGGAGVGKTVNMMELINNIAKAHSGLSVFAGVGERTREGNDFYHEMKDSNVLDKVAMVYGQMNEPPGNRLRVALTGLTMAEYFRDEKDADGKGRDVLFFVDNIYRYTLAGTEVSALLGRMPSAVGYQPTLAEEMGRLQERITSTQTGSITSIQAVYVPADDLTDPSPATTFAHLDATVVLSRDIASLGIYPAVDPLDSTSRQLDPMVLGQEHYDVARGVQSTLQKYKELRDIIAILGMDELSDEDKLTVMRARKIQRFLSQPFHVAEVFTGSPGKYVSLRDTIAGFKAILSGEYDHLPEQAFYMVGGIEEAVEKAKTLN encoded by the coding sequence ATGAGCCAAGGCAAAATCGTACAAATTATCGGTGCGGTTGTCGATGTGGAATTTCCCCGCGATTCGATTCCGCGTGTATTCGATGCTTTGAAATTGGTTGATACGGACCTGACGCTGGAAGTGCAGCAGCTTCTGGGCGACGGTGTGGTGCGTACTATTGCAATGGGCAGTTCAGACGGCCTTAAACGCGGTATGGACGTGAGCAATACCGGATCGCCGATTACCGTGCCGGTCGGTCAGGCAACATTGGGCCGCATCATGGACGTGCTGGGCAACCCGGTTGATGAAGCCGGTCCGGTCAATTCCGAACATACCCGTGCCATTCATCAGGAAGCACCGAAATTCGACGAATTGTCGAGCACAACCGAGCTGCTGGAAACCGGCATCAAGGTCATCGACTTGCTATGCCCGTTTGCCAAGGGCGGTAAGGTCGGTCTGTTCGGCGGTGCCGGTGTAGGTAAGACCGTAAACATGATGGAATTGATCAACAACATCGCCAAAGCACACAGCGGCTTGTCTGTGTTTGCCGGGGTGGGCGAGCGTACCCGTGAGGGTAACGACTTCTACCACGAGATGAAAGATTCCAACGTGTTGGACAAAGTGGCTATGGTATATGGCCAGATGAACGAACCCCCGGGCAACCGTCTGCGCGTCGCCCTGACCGGTCTGACGATGGCCGAGTATTTCCGCGATGAAAAAGATGCCGACGGCAAAGGCCGCGACGTCCTGTTCTTCGTCGATAACATTTACCGCTATACGCTGGCCGGTACCGAAGTATCCGCCCTGCTGGGACGTATGCCGTCTGCCGTAGGTTATCAGCCGACGCTGGCGGAAGAAATGGGCCGTCTGCAAGAGCGTATTACCTCAACGCAGACAGGTTCGATTACGTCAATCCAAGCCGTCTATGTACCGGCCGACGACTTGACCGACCCGTCTCCTGCAACGACATTCGCCCACTTGGACGCAACAGTGGTATTGAGCCGCGACATTGCTTCTCTGGGTATTTATCCGGCAGTGGATCCGCTGGATTCGACTTCGCGCCAACTTGACCCGATGGTGTTGGGTCAGGAACACTATGATGTGGCGCGCGGTGTCCAGTCTACCCTGCAAAAATACAAAGAATTGCGCGACATCATCGCTATTCTGGGTATGGACGAATTGTCTGATGAAGACAAACTGACCGTAATGCGTGCGCGTAAAATCCAGCGCTTCTTGTCCCAGCCTTTCCATGTGGCCGAAGTCTTTACCGGCTCGCCGGGCAAATATGTTTCGCTGCGCGATACCATCGCAGGCTTTAAAGCCATTCTTTCCGGCGAATACGACCACCTGCCTGAACAAGCGTTCTATATGGTAGGCGGCATCGAAGAAGCGGTAGAGAAAGCAAAAACCTTAAATTAA
- the atpG gene encoding F0F1 ATP synthase subunit gamma — protein MAVGKEILTKIRSVQNTQKITKAMQMVSTSKMRKTQDRMRLARPYADKVRLVMSHLAQTSDHHGIALLEEHREVRRAGFILITTDKGLCGGLNANALKKFFAQVQQYQEQGVEVDVVCFGSKGLAACQRVGLNVVASATNLGDTPKMELLLGALTEIFQRYEKAELDVIHMVYSKFVNTMRQEPSIEVLLPIGKNTLEEAPVGDYNWDYRYEPDPNAVLAYLVRRYLESVVYQALSDNMASEQAARMVAMKAATDNAGNAIKELRLIYNKSRQAAITTELSEIVAGAAAV, from the coding sequence ATGGCAGTAGGAAAAGAGATTCTCACCAAAATCCGCAGTGTTCAGAATACCCAAAAGATCACTAAGGCAATGCAGATGGTGTCAACCTCTAAAATGCGGAAGACTCAAGATCGGATGCGTTTGGCGCGTCCGTATGCCGATAAAGTGCGTCTGGTCATGAGCCATTTGGCACAGACCAGCGACCATCACGGTATCGCACTGCTGGAAGAGCATCGTGAAGTACGCCGTGCCGGTTTCATTCTGATTACCACCGATAAAGGATTGTGCGGCGGTTTGAATGCAAACGCCCTGAAAAAGTTTTTTGCCCAAGTGCAACAGTATCAGGAGCAAGGCGTAGAAGTTGATGTGGTGTGTTTCGGCAGCAAGGGTTTGGCAGCCTGCCAGCGTGTCGGTTTGAATGTTGTGGCCAGTGCAACCAATTTGGGCGATACGCCGAAAATGGAATTGCTGCTGGGTGCGCTGACGGAAATTTTCCAGCGTTACGAAAAAGCCGAGTTGGATGTCATCCATATGGTTTATTCCAAATTCGTCAATACGATGCGCCAGGAACCGAGCATCGAAGTATTGTTGCCCATCGGCAAAAATACGTTGGAAGAAGCCCCTGTCGGCGATTACAACTGGGATTACCGTTACGAACCCGATCCCAATGCTGTATTGGCATACTTAGTCCGCCGTTATTTAGAGTCTGTGGTATATCAGGCATTGAGCGACAATATGGCTTCCGAGCAGGCTGCCCGCATGGTGGCGATGAAGGCGGCTACCGACAATGCCGGTAATGCGATCAAAGAGTTGCGTTTGATTTACAACAAATCGCGCCAAGCAGCGATTACCACAGAGTTGTCAGAAATTGTGGCCGGAGCGGCAGCCGTTTAA
- the atpA gene encoding F0F1 ATP synthase subunit alpha yields MQLNPAEISDLLKAKIENLDTKQELRTRGTVISVTDGIVRVHGLSDVMQGEMLEFPGNTFGLAMNLERDSVGAVVLGEYGHIKEGDEVKCTGRILEVPIGRELVGRVVNALGQPIDGKGPVNTTLTAPIEKIAPGVIARQSVDQPMQTGLKAIDSMVPVGRGQRELIIGDRQTGKTAVALDAIVNQKGTGVICIYVAVGQKASSIANVVRKLEEHGAMAHTIVVAATASEAAALQFIAPYAGCTMGEFFRDRGEDALIVYDDLSKQAVAYRQISLLLRRPPGREAYPGDVFYLHSRLLERAARINADEVEKLTNGEVKGKTGSLTALPIIETQAGDVSAFVPTNVISITDGQIFLETDLFNSGIRPAINAGISVSRVGGAAQTKVIKKLGGGIRLALAQYRELAAFSQFASDLDEATRKQLQHGEVVTELMKQKQFSTLNTAEMALTLWAINNGSYSDVPVSKALAFESEFLSHVRTQHPEVLDAVNASGAMSDENEQVLTAAMKSFKAAYNYAA; encoded by the coding sequence ATGCAGCTTAATCCTGCTGAAATCAGCGATTTGCTGAAAGCCAAAATCGAGAACTTGGATACCAAACAGGAATTGCGTACCCGCGGTACGGTGATTTCGGTAACGGACGGTATTGTCCGCGTTCACGGCTTATCAGATGTAATGCAAGGTGAGATGCTCGAATTTCCGGGCAATACGTTCGGTTTGGCCATGAACTTGGAGCGCGACTCTGTCGGTGCTGTTGTATTGGGCGAGTACGGGCATATCAAGGAAGGTGATGAAGTCAAATGCACCGGCCGTATTTTGGAAGTGCCGATCGGCAGAGAGCTGGTTGGCCGCGTAGTCAATGCATTGGGTCAGCCGATTGACGGGAAAGGTCCGGTCAATACAACTCTGACTGCGCCGATCGAAAAAATCGCACCGGGCGTTATTGCGCGCCAGTCGGTCGATCAGCCGATGCAGACGGGTTTGAAGGCAATTGATTCGATGGTGCCGGTAGGCCGCGGTCAGCGTGAGCTGATTATCGGAGACCGTCAAACCGGTAAAACGGCTGTGGCATTGGATGCCATCGTGAATCAAAAAGGTACCGGTGTCATCTGTATCTATGTGGCAGTCGGTCAAAAAGCCTCTTCCATTGCCAATGTGGTGCGTAAATTGGAAGAGCATGGTGCGATGGCGCATACTATTGTGGTGGCTGCGACTGCTTCCGAAGCGGCGGCATTGCAATTTATCGCGCCGTATGCCGGTTGCACTATGGGCGAATTCTTCCGCGACCGCGGCGAAGATGCCCTGATTGTTTATGACGATTTGTCCAAACAGGCTGTTGCCTACCGTCAGATTTCCCTGCTGCTGCGCCGTCCGCCCGGTCGTGAAGCCTATCCCGGCGACGTATTTTATCTGCACAGCCGCCTGCTGGAACGTGCCGCGCGCATCAATGCAGATGAGGTGGAAAAGCTGACTAACGGCGAAGTCAAAGGTAAAACCGGTTCGCTGACTGCTTTGCCGATTATTGAAACACAGGCCGGCGATGTATCTGCGTTTGTACCGACTAATGTTATTTCGATTACAGACGGCCAGATTTTCTTGGAAACCGACTTGTTTAACTCGGGTATCCGTCCCGCCATTAACGCCGGTATTTCTGTATCGCGCGTGGGCGGTGCGGCGCAAACCAAAGTCATCAAAAAATTGGGTGGCGGCATCCGTTTGGCTTTGGCGCAATACCGCGAATTGGCGGCGTTCTCGCAATTTGCTTCCGATTTGGACGAAGCAACCCGCAAGCAGTTGCAACATGGCGAAGTGGTAACGGAATTGATGAAGCAGAAGCAGTTCAGTACACTCAATACCGCAGAAATGGCACTGACGCTGTGGGCAATCAACAATGGTTCGTACAGCGATGTACCGGTGTCCAAGGCTTTGGCATTCGAAAGCGAATTTCTGAGCCATGTGCGTACCCAGCACCCCGAAGTGCTGGATGCGGTTAATGCTTCAGGCGCTATGTCTGACGAAAACGAGCAAGTATTGACTGCTGCCATGAAATCTTTCAAAGCGGCTTACAACTACGCGGCGTAA
- a CDS encoding F0F1 ATP synthase subunit delta — translation MAEFATIARPYAKALFDLADKQNQIESWLSGLKEMAWSVQQPKVAELIEQTETDSKQKADWLIGLLADSPAVQSEMFRNFVHIVAQEKRLQVLPEIYTQYQDLALSRNNAKKAVVFSAFDFASEAEKQQIVTDLEQRFNSRLEATFKTDPALIGGIKVEVGDQVLDLSVQGKLQKLYAAMTN, via the coding sequence ATGGCTGAGTTCGCAACCATTGCCAGACCTTATGCAAAAGCATTGTTCGATCTGGCAGACAAACAAAATCAAATTGAATCTTGGTTGAGCGGACTGAAAGAAATGGCATGGTCTGTGCAGCAGCCCAAGGTTGCTGAGTTGATTGAGCAGACCGAAACCGACAGCAAGCAGAAAGCCGATTGGCTGATTGGTTTGCTGGCTGATTCTCCTGCGGTGCAAAGCGAGATGTTCCGTAATTTCGTACATATTGTCGCGCAAGAGAAACGTTTGCAGGTTTTGCCGGAAATCTATACCCAATACCAAGATTTGGCCTTGTCACGCAATAATGCCAAAAAAGCGGTTGTTTTCAGTGCGTTTGATTTTGCTTCCGAAGCAGAGAAGCAGCAGATTGTCACTGATTTGGAACAACGCTTCAACAGCCGTTTGGAAGCCACTTTCAAAACCGATCCGGCATTGATCGGCGGTATCAAAGTGGAGGTGGGTGATCAAGTATTGGATCTGTCCGTACAGGGTAAGTTGCAGAAGCTGTACGCGGCAATGACAAATTAG
- a CDS encoding F0F1 ATP synthase subunit B, with the protein MNLNATLFAQLIVFFILVWFTMKFVWPPIAKALDERAAKIAEGLAAAERGKSDFEQAEKKVAELLADGRSQVAEMVANAEKRAAAIVEEAKSQASAEAARITAQAKADVEQEANRAREALREQVAALAVKGAESILRSEVNAEKHAELLSNLKQEL; encoded by the coding sequence GTGAATTTAAATGCAACCTTATTTGCGCAGTTAATCGTCTTTTTCATTCTGGTTTGGTTTACGATGAAATTCGTGTGGCCGCCGATTGCAAAAGCGCTTGACGAGCGTGCCGCTAAAATCGCCGAGGGTTTGGCTGCTGCCGAGCGCGGTAAAAGCGATTTTGAGCAGGCTGAAAAGAAAGTTGCAGAACTCTTGGCCGATGGCCGCAGCCAAGTTGCCGAAATGGTGGCTAATGCGGAAAAACGTGCGGCGGCAATCGTGGAAGAGGCAAAAAGCCAAGCTTCTGCCGAAGCTGCCCGTATTACGGCGCAAGCCAAAGCCGATGTGGAGCAAGAAGCCAACCGCGCCCGCGAGGCTTTGCGTGAACAAGTTGCTGCTTTGGCTGTGAAGGGGGCAGAATCGATTTTGCGTAGCGAGGTAAATGCCGAAAAGCACGCCGAATTGCTGAGCAACCTGAAACAGGAGCTGTAA
- the atpE gene encoding F0F1 ATP synthase subunit C: MGLIAIACGLIVALGALGASIGIAMVGSKYLESSARQPELIGPLQTKLFLIAGLIDAAFLIGVAIALLFAFVNPFAG; the protein is encoded by the coding sequence ATGGGTTTGATTGCTATTGCATGTGGTTTGATCGTTGCTCTGGGCGCTCTGGGTGCTTCCATCGGCATCGCTATGGTCGGTTCCAAATATCTGGAATCTTCTGCACGCCAGCCTGAATTGATCGGCCCGCTGCAAACCAAACTGTTCCTGATCGCCGGTCTGATTGATGCCGCCTTCCTGATCGGTGTTGCTATTGCCCTGCTGTTTGCTTTCGTTAACCCGTTTGCTGGCTAA
- the atpB gene encoding F0F1 ATP synthase subunit A — MASESMTAADYIKHHLESLTSLSDVTRGQGLKNIADFSFVNIDAVFFAVVLGALGSFFLWRGAKAATAGIPNRFQAAVEMLYEFVDDMCKGIIHNAESRKAVAPLGLALFVWIFLMNAMDLLPVDLLPMAWQGVNGDKGALLRVVPTADLNTTLALAIGVLLVCIYYNIKIKGGKGWLHELFTAPFGPFLAPANFLLNIVEFLSKTVSHGMRLFGNMYAGELVFMLIALLGGAWAASGSVTLMDPFLFVMHILAGVAWAIFHILVITLQAFIFMALAFVYISQAHEAH, encoded by the coding sequence ATGGCAAGTGAATCGATGACCGCTGCCGACTACATCAAGCACCACTTGGAAAGCTTGACCAGTCTGTCGGATGTAACAAGAGGCCAGGGCCTGAAAAATATTGCTGACTTTTCTTTTGTCAATATCGATGCCGTCTTTTTTGCGGTTGTTTTGGGTGCGTTGGGCAGCTTTTTCCTGTGGCGCGGTGCAAAAGCCGCTACTGCGGGCATACCGAACCGTTTTCAGGCGGCTGTCGAAATGCTCTATGAGTTTGTCGACGATATGTGCAAAGGCATTATCCATAATGCAGAGTCGCGCAAGGCTGTTGCCCCTCTGGGTTTGGCGCTGTTCGTGTGGATTTTCCTGATGAATGCCATGGACTTGCTGCCGGTGGATCTGCTGCCGATGGCGTGGCAGGGGGTAAACGGCGACAAAGGCGCATTGCTGCGCGTGGTGCCGACAGCCGATTTGAATACCACATTGGCGTTGGCAATCGGGGTGCTTTTGGTGTGTATTTATTACAATATCAAAATCAAGGGCGGTAAAGGCTGGCTGCACGAGCTGTTTACGGCACCTTTCGGCCCTTTTCTCGCGCCGGCCAACTTTCTGTTGAATATTGTTGAATTCCTGTCCAAAACCGTATCGCACGGTATGCGGTTGTTTGGTAATATGTATGCCGGTGAGCTGGTGTTTATGCTGATCGCCTTGCTGGGTGGTGCATGGGCGGCTTCCGGCAGTGTGACGCTGATGGATCCGTTCCTGTTTGTGATGCATATTTTAGCCGGAGTGGCATGGGCGATTTTCCATATTTTGGTAATTACCCTGCAGGCTTTCATTTTTATGGCACTGGCGTTTGTTTATATCAGTCAGGCGCATGAGGCGCACTAA
- a CDS encoding ATP synthase subunit I, protein MFKILSLQAVVLSVAAGLAWLVSGGTAAVWAAAGGLCYLLPSAATVLVLKLFRNYPQYAGYAFIFGEGLRIVLALAMMVVLFALYRRQIHFPAFLAGLLAVSHVVFLAFWKVKRYGK, encoded by the coding sequence ATGTTCAAAATCTTATCCTTACAGGCGGTTGTGCTGTCGGTGGCTGCTGGTTTGGCTTGGCTGGTGTCCGGCGGTACGGCGGCAGTATGGGCGGCAGCGGGCGGCTTATGCTATTTACTGCCTTCGGCGGCCACGGTATTGGTCTTAAAGCTTTTCCGCAATTATCCGCAATATGCCGGATATGCATTTATTTTCGGAGAGGGTTTAAGAATAGTACTGGCATTGGCCATGATGGTGGTTCTGTTTGCCCTCTACCGTCGGCAAATTCATTTTCCGGCTTTTCTGGCCGGGCTTCTGGCTGTCAGTCATGTGGTTTTTTTAGCATTTTGGAAAGTTAAACGTTATGGCAAGTGA
- a CDS encoding ParB/RepB/Spo0J family partition protein, producing the protein MAKTKSGGLGGRGLDALMAAASEDSAGDRLTTVPLADIKPGRYQPRVQMDDEALQELAESIKAQGVIQPVIVREYGLTGYELIAGERRWRAAQMAGLSEIPVVIKSISDETALAMGLIENLQRENLNPIEEARGLKRLADEFSLTHETIAKAVGKSRSAISNSLRLLALPEPVQDLLYARRLEMGHARALLGLPVVEQLELAQKTVKNGWSVREVERRSQLAQQGRKNTPAKPTPPDLLRLNEAITQALGVNAEVKSSRRHKGKIVLHFDNADTLDALLHKLGVRYD; encoded by the coding sequence ATGGCAAAAACAAAATCCGGCGGTCTGGGCGGCCGCGGCTTGGACGCGCTGATGGCGGCCGCTTCCGAAGACAGTGCGGGCGACCGTCTCACAACTGTGCCTTTGGCCGACATCAAGCCCGGCCGTTATCAGCCGCGTGTGCAGATGGACGATGAGGCCTTGCAGGAACTGGCCGAATCGATTAAGGCGCAGGGCGTGATTCAGCCGGTGATTGTGCGTGAATACGGGCTGACCGGATACGAACTGATTGCGGGCGAGCGGCGTTGGCGGGCGGCGCAGATGGCCGGTTTGAGCGAAATTCCCGTCGTGATTAAAAGCATCAGCGACGAAACCGCACTGGCGATGGGTTTGATTGAAAATTTGCAGCGCGAAAACCTCAATCCGATTGAAGAAGCGCGCGGCCTGAAACGCCTGGCCGACGAATTCAGTCTCACTCATGAGACCATCGCCAAAGCCGTAGGCAAAAGCCGCAGCGCGATTTCCAACAGCCTGCGTCTGCTGGCTTTGCCCGAACCGGTTCAGGATTTGCTGTATGCGCGCCGTCTCGAAATGGGACATGCCCGCGCCCTGTTGGGGCTGCCGGTGGTCGAGCAGCTTGAACTGGCACAAAAAACCGTGAAAAACGGCTGGTCGGTGCGTGAAGTGGAGCGGCGCAGCCAGCTGGCGCAGCAGGGAAGGAAAAATACTCCGGCCAAACCCACGCCGCCGGATCTGCTGCGCCTGAACGAAGCGATTACGCAGGCATTGGGCGTGAATGCCGAAGTGAAAAGCAGCCGTCGGCACAAAGGGAAAATCGTGCTGCATTTCGATAATGCCGATACTTTGGACGCGCTGCTGCACAAACTCGGTGTCCGTTACGACTGA
- a CDS encoding aminoacetone oxidase family FAD-binding enzyme: MATVKQMATVKQYDAVILGAGAAGMMCAAQAGQQGLRVALVDHAVKIGEKIRISGGGRCNFTNRLIDGRDPAPFYVSQQPRFVRHALARYTAADFTTLLDRHGIAYQEKHKGQLFCRNSAQDIIAMLQTECRSGNVDWHTGRRIRQTAVSEPSERQDSPPGRTVFATVTDQEILHSRFLVVATGGLAAPAVGATPLGYETAKQFGHTVVPPQAALVPLRFENWEQTGYADLAGIALPVRIGTAHGRGMMWFDEDLLFRHKGLSGPAVLQISSYWQSGQILEINLAPDMDLAERLCRGKAGSRSRLKTALKQLCPHLPDRLLSLWLARSSAAAYAEKNWADTPDTVLAQLGGSFNCWTVLPSGSDGHKKAEVTRGGVDVSQIDTRTMQSKLTAGLYFIGEVMDVTGWLGGYNFQWAWSSAVCAARHMAETAKAA, from the coding sequence ATGGCGACGGTCAAACAAATGGCCACGGTCAAACAATACGATGCAGTCATACTCGGTGCGGGGGCGGCGGGCATGATGTGCGCCGCACAGGCCGGACAGCAGGGGCTGCGGGTGGCCTTGGTTGATCATGCGGTGAAAATCGGCGAAAAAATCCGCATCTCCGGCGGCGGCCGCTGCAATTTCACCAACCGCCTGATCGACGGACGGGACCCCGCACCGTTTTATGTTTCGCAACAGCCGCGCTTTGTGCGCCATGCGCTCGCGCGCTACACCGCCGCCGACTTCACCACCCTACTCGACCGCCACGGCATAGCTTATCAGGAAAAACACAAAGGCCAGCTGTTTTGCCGCAACAGCGCGCAAGACATCATCGCCATGCTGCAAACCGAATGCCGCAGCGGAAATGTCGACTGGCATACCGGCCGCCGAATCCGCCAAACCGCCGTATCCGAACCGTCCGAACGTCAGGACAGCCCGCCAGGCCGCACCGTTTTTGCAACGGTAACCGATCAGGAAATCCTGCACAGCCGTTTTTTGGTGGTGGCCACCGGCGGGTTGGCCGCTCCGGCCGTCGGTGCCACGCCGCTGGGCTACGAAACCGCCAAACAGTTCGGCCATACCGTTGTCCCGCCTCAGGCCGCATTGGTACCGCTGCGCTTTGAAAACTGGGAACAGACAGGCTATGCGGATTTGGCGGGCATTGCCCTGCCGGTGCGCATCGGCACGGCACACGGGCGCGGCATGATGTGGTTTGACGAAGATCTGCTCTTCCGCCACAAAGGTTTGAGCGGCCCGGCGGTTTTGCAGATTTCCAGTTATTGGCAAAGCGGGCAAATCCTCGAAATCAATCTGGCACCCGATATGGACTTGGCCGAACGGCTGTGCAGGGGCAAGGCGGGCAGCAGAAGCCGTCTGAAAACCGCACTCAAACAACTCTGCCCCCACCTGCCGGACCGCCTGCTGTCGCTGTGGCTCGCCCGCAGCAGCGCGGCGGCGTATGCAGAAAAAAACTGGGCGGACACCCCCGATACCGTTTTGGCGCAACTGGGCGGCAGCTTCAATTGCTGGACGGTTCTGCCCTCCGGCAGCGACGGCCACAAAAAAGCCGAAGTGACCCGGGGCGGCGTGGACGTTTCCCAAATCGACACGCGCACCATGCAGAGCAAACTCACCGCCGGCCTGTATTTTATCGGCGAAGTCATGGACGTTACCGGCTGGCTGGGCGGCTACAATTTCCAATGGGCCTGGTCTTCGGCCGTATGCGCGGCACGCCATATGGCCGAAACCGCCAAAGCCGCCTGA